The window TGAGGCTCATTATATCTGAAAGAGACGAAGGCTAAAAATCGTAAGCACTTCGCTTTCGTCTGAGCGCCGCTTCACCCACAAAATTCAATAGCTCTCCGCGCCCCTTCATTCGTTTTTGCGCCTGTCATTCATCCAAGGTAAAAGCGGATTCCGTATGGGTGAGCTCCATTTTTCCATCGGGCAGGATAACCACACCCATGACGTCAAAACGATAATAGATTCCGGGCTCTTCGTGTTGCGCCAAATAATAGCGCATAGCAGCGCGGAGGTGGGATCGTTTCGTGTATTGGATGGTCTCTTCAGGGGTCGTGACGGAATCGGCTGCCCGAGAACGGACTTCAACAAAAGCGACAACATCATCTTTACGGACAATGATGTCCACCTCGTAGCGGCCCAGCCGCATATTGCGGTGCAATAGGGTGTAGCCTTTACGTTGCAGGTACCGTGCCGCCTGCTTCTCCGCTTTTTTCCACAAGGGCTCCGATTTATGAAGGAAGCGGAGAAAGCGCATGGGAATCTTCCTGTTGGGAGAGCTCATTTTCCGGTGAACGCAGGAAAAGACGTATTTCTCCGAAGCTATCATATTGATGGATGCGGAGCCGATGCATGCGGCACAATTCCAGTATGGCAAGGAGCGAACAGAGATGCTCAATCCGTGTGTTGCCCAGTCGACAAAGCTCGGTCCAGGTCACACTCTCTTGTTTTTCCAATAAATCTTCGATGAGCGTAATTTTTTCGTCGACAGATGCGCCTTCCAATTGTATTTCATGGAGCGCCTGTCCCATGAGAAAGCGAATCATGCCCCGTACCGATTTCATCAAATCGTATAAACTCACGTCAATGATTTCTTCTTCATCGTCGAGGGCTTCGAAAGCAATTTTGACGCGTCTGGTAAA of the Candidatus Hydrogenedentota bacterium genome contains:
- a CDS encoding YraN family protein, whose translation is MRFLRFLHKSEPLWKKAEKQAARYLQRKGYTLLHRNMRLGRYEVDIIVRKDDVVAFVEVRSRAADSVTTPEETIQYTKRSHLRAAMRYYLAQHEEPGIYYRFDVMGVVILPDGKMELTHTESAFTLDE